From one Budorcas taxicolor isolate Tak-1 chromosome 21, Takin1.1, whole genome shotgun sequence genomic stretch:
- the STARD5 gene encoding stAR-related lipid transfer protein 5, with translation MDPATAAQVSEAVAEKMLQYRRDKSGWKICREGNGVSVSWRPSVEFPGNLYKGEGIVNGTPEQVWDCVKPLAGTLRAQWDENVNSFEIIESLTDTLLFSRTTTPSAVMKLISPRDFVDLVLVRTYEDGTISSNAANVEHPSCPPNPGYVRGFNYPCGCFCEPLPGEPNKTSLVTFFQTDLSGYLPQGVVDSFFPRSMAGFYANLEKAVKKFFG, from the exons ATGGACCCTGCGACGGCCGCGCAGGTGAGCGAGGCGGTGGCGGAGAAGATGCTCCAGTACCGGCGAGACAAGTCAGGCTGGAAGATTTGCCGGGAAGGC AACGGAGTTTCAGTTTCCTGGAGGCCATCTGTGGAGTTTCCAGGGAACCT GTACAAAGGAGAAGGCATTGTGAACGGGACACCAGAGCAAGTGTGGGACTGCGTGAAGCCACTTGCTGGGACTTTACGAGCTCAGTGGGATGAGAATGTGAACAGTTTTGAAATTATTGAAAGCCTCACTGAT ACCCTGCTCTTCAGCAGAACCACTACCCCCTCGGCCGTCATGAAGCTTATTTCCCCCAGAGACTTCGTGGACCTGGTGCTGGTCAGGACGTACGAGGACGGCACTATCAGTTCCAATG CTGCCAATGTGGAGCATCCATCTTGTCCCCCGAATCCAGGTTACGTGAGAGGATTTAACTATCCCTGTGGTTGTTTCTGTGAACCTCTGCCAGG GGAGCCAAACAAAACCAGCCTGGTCACGTTCTTCCAGACTGACCTCAGTGGTTACCTCCCACAGGGCGTGGTGGACTCCTTCTTCCCCCGCAGCATGGCTGGGTTCTATGCCAACCTTGAGAAAGCAGTGAAGAAATTCTTTGGTTGA